One Rosa chinensis cultivar Old Blush chromosome 3, RchiOBHm-V2, whole genome shotgun sequence DNA window includes the following coding sequences:
- the LOC112194849 gene encoding uncharacterized protein LOC112194849 isoform X2 gives MQPCPPFYKQPSAHRETSLMLASRRTSDPIIKVLRENPKTSGSMWKLMHYPRQVSRTNINAREWDLCFFLNRLIDGNTHIAIAEWSSMNNLGAIMTLHNSGIGHNMVNRT, from the exons ATGCAACCATGTCCACCATTTTATAAGCAACCATCTGCTCATAGAG AAACTTCCCTCATGCTTGCAAGTCGTCGAACATCTGATCCCATTATAAAGGTCTTGCGAGAGAATCCAAAGACTTCAGGTTCTATGTGGAAGCTGATG caTTATCCAAGACAGGTTTCTAGAACAAATATAAATGCAAG GGAATGGGACCTTTGCTTTTTCCTCAATCGCCTCATAGATGGAAACACGCATATTGCCATCGCCGAGTGGAGCTCCATGAATAACTTGGGAGCTATCATGACACTCCATAACAGTGGCATAGGCCACAATATGGTCAACAGAACCTAA
- the LOC112194849 gene encoding uncharacterized protein LOC112194849 isoform X1 — MQPCPPFYKQPSAHRVPETSLMLASRRTSDPIIKVLRENPKTSGSMWKLMHYPRQVSRTNINAREWDLCFFLNRLIDGNTHIAIAEWSSMNNLGAIMTLHNSGIGHNMVNRT; from the exons ATGCAACCATGTCCACCATTTTATAAGCAACCATCTGCTCATAGAG TTCCAGAAACTTCCCTCATGCTTGCAAGTCGTCGAACATCTGATCCCATTATAAAGGTCTTGCGAGAGAATCCAAAGACTTCAGGTTCTATGTGGAAGCTGATG caTTATCCAAGACAGGTTTCTAGAACAAATATAAATGCAAG GGAATGGGACCTTTGCTTTTTCCTCAATCGCCTCATAGATGGAAACACGCATATTGCCATCGCCGAGTGGAGCTCCATGAATAACTTGGGAGCTATCATGACACTCCATAACAGTGGCATAGGCCACAATATGGTCAACAGAACCTAA